One window from the genome of Paraclostridium sordellii encodes:
- a CDS encoding MarR family winged helix-turn-helix transcriptional regulator, translated as MSDSFKILMLIREIYSKSMGKIEENLADSGLTHQQIMVLKFVAHNKEINISQLCEKMNLSKGTVSGIVNRLEHSNYIKKIKHDNDKRNTYIQFADNGLKFAKEFRIKKEETFDDIFENLSEEEINKIMDTLNLIKERLK; from the coding sequence ATGAGCGATTCATTTAAGATATTGATGTTAATAAGAGAAATATATTCAAAATCTATGGGAAAGATAGAAGAAAACTTAGCAGATAGTGGTCTTACACATCAGCAAATAATGGTTTTAAAATTTGTTGCACACAATAAAGAGATTAACATAAGTCAATTATGTGAAAAAATGAATTTATCAAAAGGGACTGTGTCTGGCATCGTAAACAGATTAGAACATTCAAATTATATAAAAAAGATTAAACATGATAATGATAAAAGAAATACTTATATACAGTTTGCAGATAATGGTTTAAAATTTGCTAAGGAATTTAGAATTAAAAAAGAAGAGACTTTTGATGATATTTTTGAAAATTTAAGTGAAGAAGAAATAAATAAAATTATGGATACTTTAAATTTAATAAAAGAGAGATTAAAATAA
- a CDS encoding HsmA family protein, whose translation MSTKLIFAIITITLALVFYTVGVFSERKAKKLKKSHVVIFYLGLICDTTGTFLMSQIAKSGNINISSTAQTIHGVTGTIAILLMLFHAVWATWVIYKNDEEKQLVFHKFSIVVWFLWLIPYIIGAIIGMMH comes from the coding sequence ATGAGTACAAAATTGATATTTGCTATAATTACGATAACCCTAGCTTTAGTATTTTATACAGTAGGTGTATTTAGTGAAAGAAAAGCCAAAAAATTGAAAAAAAGTCATGTAGTTATATTTTATTTAGGACTAATTTGTGATACAACTGGAACTTTTTTAATGAGTCAAATAGCTAAATCAGGAAATATAAATATTTCTTCTACAGCACAGACTATACATGGGGTGACAGGAACTATTGCTATATTACTTATGTTGTTTCATGCAGTTTGGGCAACTTGGGTAATTTACAAAAATGATGAAGAAAAACAACTAGTTTTTCATAAATTCAGCATAGTTGTATGGTTTTTATGGTTAATACCATATATAATTGGCGCTATTATAGGGATGATGCATTAA
- a CDS encoding helicase C-terminal domain-containing protein: MQSILKNVIYLDIITSGTNSNISEIIEISAIKITDDKISKFNTLIKPFEEVSANVFGNCKDLNPKDLENAPTIYQIKNKFLEFIEDYPIILYNLNFKKSFLKKFIYSNDEIKNEVLDIMELAMILEPYHKDYKFEYLLNTITKYDGKIKNRTLNNCKLNIRIVNALLLRLSKNEELKLDKLYFNLDQYFQTANLSKWDWSKYLKDIDENSIKENYVIYKEDVNIEKNKHKVDFIKYRNSYEELLKIKDLWSKSKNFSYTFRTRQYEFTKFIKDVFQSNKETPKIGCIEAPTGIGKSVGYLIPAIMESLYNNKNLIISTDTKNLQMQLINKDIPTILKSMNLHEKVKYGCMKGKNNYLCNKRLYEYRKNTVFKNKKELLQYIYIERLIQSGDYGDIEEIPDSVKFVFENIDELIYNLRCEPDICYPEKCIERCFYKKRVNELKKENITVINHSLLAKWPYKEQKQLDYLIIDEAHNLMEKSYDFFTLECDSKILLKLMEDLYPHNEISHKNVSLIDKLYISFSGRLQLDPTIRKRLQEKIVKVKEHIENILKGCNKSLKRDLYNHSWEINRQQAPLNEFAKNNNIDISSFIRNELKSIVISLKEILSILNYIIDQCEKEGEDDSYIFNSISAKTTDIDSLISTIENFKEEISDNYCRVMDIDFEYKYFNIRVIPIDIADMFESMFLSNINTVVFLSATLNINNTMKNFKNTLGLNKHFTYDRTIDSIYDYEGKTKIIAMDKFPKYNDIKEDFVRETADLIEKICLNSNGHILALFNSKNRLEKVHDILIHNLNKHNIELYKHKSSVNQLRDLSKKCVVLASKSCFEGIDIQGEGLTCVILDKLPNKSLDDPLYSSIRRFKKINYEDINYPQLSIKVKQAYGRLIRSKYDYGYFIILDIGNNNKTFNKLQTDLHNCNIQKMDKSCLVNSVARDFKNWKVKTFKEILKDINCNIYNEDDILIKNGKEIRKIDFINQEVAKRNISLFIRYIDSKNKKIKISYK, translated from the coding sequence ATGCAAAGTATATTAAAAAATGTAATATATCTAGACATTATAACTAGTGGAACAAATTCTAATATATCAGAGATAATTGAAATATCAGCTATAAAGATAACTGATGATAAAATTTCAAAGTTTAATACATTAATTAAACCCTTTGAAGAAGTCTCAGCAAATGTATTTGGAAACTGTAAAGATTTAAATCCAAAAGATTTAGAGAATGCTCCCACTATATATCAAATAAAAAACAAATTTTTAGAATTTATAGAGGATTACCCTATCATTTTATATAATTTAAATTTTAAAAAGAGTTTTTTGAAAAAATTTATATATTCAAATGACGAAATAAAAAATGAAGTTTTAGATATAATGGAGTTAGCTATGATATTAGAGCCTTATCATAAAGATTATAAATTTGAGTATTTATTAAATACAATTACTAAATACGATGGAAAAATAAAAAACAGAACTTTAAATAATTGCAAATTAAATATAAGAATAGTTAACGCTTTACTTTTGAGGCTATCGAAGAATGAAGAATTGAAACTAGATAAATTATATTTTAATTTAGACCAATATTTTCAAACTGCAAATCTTTCTAAATGGGATTGGAGTAAATATTTAAAAGATATAGACGAAAATTCTATTAAAGAAAATTATGTCATATATAAAGAAGATGTAAATATTGAAAAAAATAAGCATAAAGTTGATTTTATTAAATATAGAAATTCATATGAAGAGTTATTGAAAATAAAAGATCTATGGTCAAAATCAAAAAATTTTAGTTATACTTTTAGAACAAGACAGTATGAATTTACTAAATTTATTAAAGATGTTTTTCAAAGCAACAAAGAGACCCCTAAAATAGGATGTATTGAAGCACCAACAGGTATTGGTAAAAGTGTTGGATATTTAATTCCTGCAATTATGGAATCTTTATATAATAATAAAAATTTGATTATATCTACAGATACAAAAAATTTGCAAATGCAACTTATAAACAAAGACATACCAACAATTTTAAAGTCAATGAATCTACATGAAAAAGTAAAGTATGGTTGTATGAAAGGTAAAAATAATTACTTATGCAATAAAAGACTATATGAATATAGGAAAAATACTGTATTTAAAAATAAAAAAGAATTACTTCAATATATATATATTGAGAGATTAATACAAAGTGGAGATTATGGAGATATAGAAGAAATACCGGATAGTGTAAAGTTTGTATTTGAAAATATAGATGAATTAATTTATAACTTAAGATGTGAACCTGATATATGTTATCCAGAAAAGTGCATAGAAAGGTGTTTTTACAAAAAGCGTGTAAATGAATTAAAAAAAGAAAATATAACGGTTATAAATCATTCATTACTAGCAAAATGGCCATATAAAGAGCAAAAGCAACTAGACTATCTAATTATAGATGAAGCTCATAATCTTATGGAAAAAAGCTATGATTTTTTTACTCTTGAGTGCGATAGTAAAATATTGCTTAAATTAATGGAAGATCTTTATCCTCATAATGAAATAAGTCATAAAAATGTAAGCCTAATAGATAAGTTATATATAAGTTTTTCAGGTAGATTACAATTAGATCCTACTATTAGAAAAAGGCTTCAAGAAAAAATTGTTAAGGTAAAGGAACATATAGAAAATATTTTAAAAGGATGTAATAAATCACTAAAACGAGATCTATACAACCACTCGTGGGAGATAAATAGACAACAGGCTCCACTAAATGAATTTGCAAAAAATAATAATATTGATATAAGTAGTTTTATAAGGAATGAATTAAAAAGTATAGTAATATCATTAAAAGAAATTTTATCTATATTAAATTATATAATAGACCAGTGTGAAAAAGAAGGTGAAGATGATAGCTATATATTTAATAGTATAAGTGCTAAAACTACAGATATAGATAGTTTAATATCTACTATAGAAAACTTTAAAGAGGAAATTTCAGATAATTATTGTAGAGTGATGGATATAGATTTTGAATATAAATATTTTAATATAAGAGTTATACCTATTGATATAGCTGATATGTTTGAAAGTATGTTTTTAAGCAATATAAATACAGTTGTATTTTTATCTGCAACTCTTAATATAAATAATACTATGAAAAATTTTAAAAACACACTAGGCTTAAATAAACATTTTACCTATGATAGAACTATAGACTCTATATATGATTATGAAGGAAAGACAAAAATAATTGCTATGGATAAATTTCCTAAATACAATGATATAAAAGAGGATTTTGTAAGAGAAACAGCTGATTTAATAGAAAAAATTTGTTTAAACAGTAATGGACATATTTTAGCTTTATTTAACAGTAAAAATAGATTGGAAAAAGTACATGACATTCTTATTCATAACCTTAATAAACATAATATAGAACTTTATAAACATAAATCATCAGTAAATCAATTGAGGGATTTAAGCAAAAAATGTGTTGTTTTAGCATCAAAGAGCTGTTTTGAAGGAATTGATATACAGGGAGAAGGGCTAACATGTGTGATTTTAGATAAGCTTCCAAATAAAAGTTTAGATGATCCATTATACTCATCAATAAGGCGTTTTAAAAAGATTAACTATGAAGATATTAATTATCCACAATTAAGTATTAAAGTAAAACAAGCTTATGGTAGACTTATAAGAAGTAAGTATGATTATGGATATTTTATTATTTTAGATATTGGAAACAATAACAAAACATTTAATAAACTTCAAACTGATTTACATAATTGTAATATACAAAAGATGGATAAATCATGTTTAGTTAACAGTGTGGCAAGAGACTTTAAGAACTGGAAGGTAAAAACATTTAAAGAAATTCTTAAAGATATAAATTGCAATATATACAATGAAGATGATATTTTAATAAAAAATGGAAAAGAAATAAGAAAAATAGATTTTATAAATCAAGAAGTTGCAAAGAGAAATATATCTTTATTTATTAGATATATAGATAGTAAAAATAAAAAAATAAAAATTTCATATAAATAA
- a CDS encoding ArsR/SmtB family transcription factor: protein MEKLAKKFKALSDETRLKVLLLVSKRDICQKGISKYLGITDSSVSQHVKILKEAEIITGYKEGYYVFYHVNEDAFDECITFFGSVGKTNSDILKKSNINLDTTDCTKNCKSFKKCCKRREI from the coding sequence ATGGAAAAGTTAGCTAAAAAATTTAAAGCTTTAAGTGATGAAACTAGATTAAAGGTTCTTTTACTAGTTTCGAAGAGGGATATATGCCAAAAGGGTATATCTAAATACTTAGGCATAACTGATTCATCAGTTTCTCAGCATGTAAAAATATTGAAAGAAGCTGAGATAATTACTGGATATAAAGAAGGTTATTATGTGTTTTACCATGTAAATGAAGATGCATTTGATGAATGTATAACCTTTTTTGGATCTGTTGGAAAAACAAATAGTGATATTTTAAAAAAATCAAATATTAACTTGGACACTACTGATTGTACAAAAAATTGTAAATCATTTAAAAAGTGTTGTAAAAGAAGGGAGATTTAA
- a CDS encoding NifB/NifX family molybdenum-iron cluster-binding protein, with protein MKICIPVELNEGLESKPFGHFGSAPMFLVYNSENKELSKLDNGDLEHEHGKCQPIKALLGNVVDAVIVGGIGQGAIVKLNSMGVKVYKANADTVGQNIKLFEENKLEEFPSNHTCSHDGCGHH; from the coding sequence ATGAAAATTTGCATACCTGTAGAATTAAATGAAGGATTAGAAAGTAAACCATTTGGACACTTTGGTTCAGCTCCTATGTTTTTAGTTTATAATTCAGAAAACAAAGAGTTATCAAAACTAGATAATGGAGATTTAGAACATGAACATGGTAAATGCCAACCTATAAAAGCATTATTAGGAAATGTAGTAGATGCAGTTATAGTAGGAGGAATAGGTCAAGGGGCAATAGTAAAACTAAATTCTATGGGAGTAAAAGTATATAAAGCTAATGCTGATACAGTTGGACAAAATATAAAATTATTTGAAGAAAATAAATTAGAAGAGTTCCCAAGTAACCATACTTGTTCTCATGATGGTTGCGGTCATCACTAA
- a CDS encoding ABC transporter ATP-binding protein yields the protein MRMLFKYALEYKWHFFARVITISLVALASICFDFMMGFIVDIFSNGEVEKFIPIIIVTVTLIIVMFLAEYLDGLVMSKYIKNTVNYLRCDIFSKIISKDIKNFSLDNSGKYISILYNDVKLIEDSFLNNIFLVISSLLSFIISLCALFYISPYIVIFIVIFGILGFIIPNRLSKKLIIQKNEYSKSLEDITSITKDLFSGFEVIKCFNITKKMNKIFIDNSLKVENAKRESSILEALIKGFSLSFSVTIYLGVLILGGYLMYKKNISVGTAIIIIQLSTHIVGPVKTSISLINQIKSVTLISEKIKTILDSPNENLENESLEDFKQCINVENVKFSYSKDRLALDNINLTFEKNKKYAIVGESGCGKSTLIKMIMRYYTKYEGNIVIDNKNLNSIYSSDLYKNISMIQQNVFMFDDSIKENIKLFSNHSDDEVIKSCDRAGLMGLINRLGNGIDSLAGENGNRLSGGEKQRVAIARALINKAKVLILDESTSALDNETAYNLEKSLLELKDLTMIVVTHKLIKSLLISYDEIIVMKDGKVIEIGNFEKLINLKGYFYSLYYIQNENNI from the coding sequence ATGAGGATGCTTTTTAAGTATGCGCTAGAATATAAGTGGCATTTTTTTGCAAGGGTAATAACCATATCACTAGTAGCGCTAGCAAGTATATGTTTTGATTTTATGATGGGATTTATCGTAGATATATTTTCAAATGGGGAGGTTGAAAAATTCATACCTATAATTATAGTTACAGTAACACTCATAATTGTTATGTTTTTAGCTGAGTATTTAGATGGATTAGTAATGTCTAAATATATAAAAAATACTGTTAATTATTTAAGATGTGATATATTTTCTAAAATAATAAGTAAAGATATTAAGAACTTTTCATTAGATAATAGTGGAAAATATATCTCTATACTATATAATGATGTAAAATTAATCGAAGACAGTTTTTTAAATAATATATTTTTAGTTATATCATCATTATTGTCTTTTATAATTTCATTATGTGCACTTTTTTATATAAGTCCTTACATAGTAATATTTATAGTGATATTTGGAATATTAGGATTTATAATTCCAAATAGATTGTCTAAAAAGTTAATAATACAAAAAAATGAATATTCTAAAAGTCTAGAAGATATAACATCTATAACTAAAGATTTATTTTCGGGTTTTGAGGTTATTAAATGTTTTAATATAACAAAGAAAATGAACAAAATATTTATAGATAATTCTTTAAAAGTTGAAAATGCAAAAAGAGAATCATCTATACTAGAAGCATTAATAAAAGGATTTTCTTTATCTTTTAGTGTAACTATATACTTAGGCGTTTTAATATTAGGTGGATATTTAATGTATAAGAAAAATATATCCGTAGGTACAGCTATAATAATAATTCAATTGAGTACACATATCGTAGGACCTGTTAAAACAAGTATATCTTTGATAAACCAGATAAAATCAGTAACTTTAATATCAGAAAAAATTAAAACTATATTAGATTCACCAAATGAAAATTTAGAAAATGAAAGTTTGGAAGATTTTAAACAATGTATAAACGTTGAAAATGTTAAATTTTCATATTCAAAAGATAGATTAGCATTGGATAATATAAATTTAACCTTTGAAAAAAATAAAAAATATGCAATTGTAGGTGAAAGTGGATGTGGGAAAAGTACACTAATAAAGATGATAATGAGATATTATACTAAATATGAAGGAAATATAGTTATAGATAACAAAAACTTAAATAGTATATATAGTTCAGATTTATATAAAAATATATCTATGATACAACAAAATGTTTTTATGTTTGATGATTCTATTAAAGAAAATATTAAACTTTTCTCTAATCATAGTGATGATGAGGTTATAAAAAGCTGTGATAGAGCAGGGCTAATGGGACTAATAAATAGACTTGGGAATGGAATAGATTCCTTAGCTGGTGAAAATGGAAATAGGCTATCTGGAGGAGAAAAACAAAGAGTAGCAATTGCAAGGGCATTAATTAATAAAGCAAAAGTACTTATATTAGATGAGTCTACTTCTGCACTAGACAATGAAACAGCATATAATTTGGAAAAATCATTACTTGAATTAAAAGATTTGACTATGATTGTTGTAACACATAAGCTTATAAAAAGTTTGCTAATAAGCTATGACGAAATTATAGTTATGAAAGATGGAAAAGTAATTGAAATAGGAAATTTTGAAAAACTAATAAATTTAAAGGGATATTTTTATAGCTTATATTATATACAAAATGAAAATAATATTTAA
- a CDS encoding DUF975 family protein, translated as MFSRAELKNGAKDQLRGKWLLAVLVFICYSVILQLINIDLTNSMEGSMLGISLNIVGLLVFGSIEVGMCRFTLKLAHKDETTQFNDLFSGFDVFIKALVMNLIISVCVVIGSMLFIIPGIIFGIMFSQANYILAENPEQSAIECIKESINMMKGYKFHFFVLQLSFIGWLILASIPFGIGLLWYVPYYQMTMANFYLLVKGNYKRMNEFSYDYKDNNEI; from the coding sequence ATGTTTTCAAGAGCAGAATTAAAAAATGGAGCAAAAGATCAATTAAGAGGAAAATGGCTATTAGCAGTTTTAGTTTTTATTTGCTATTCGGTTATATTACAGTTAATAAATATAGATCTTACAAATTCAATGGAAGGATCAATGCTTGGGATATCTTTAAATATAGTAGGGTTATTAGTTTTTGGATCTATTGAAGTTGGTATGTGCAGATTTACTTTAAAACTAGCTCATAAAGATGAGACTACTCAATTTAATGATTTATTTTCAGGATTTGACGTATTTATAAAAGCATTAGTAATGAATTTAATAATAAGTGTATGTGTAGTAATTGGGTCAATGCTATTTATTATACCTGGTATAATATTTGGAATAATGTTCTCTCAAGCCAATTATATATTAGCCGAAAATCCAGAGCAATCAGCTATAGAATGTATAAAAGAAAGTATTAATATGATGAAAGGTTACAAATTTCACTTCTTTGTACTTCAATTAAGCTTTATAGGATGGTTAATATTAGCTTCAATACCATTTGGAATAGGTTTGTTATGGTATGTTCCTTACTATCAAATGACAATGGCTAATTTTTATTTATTAGTAAAGGGTAATTATAAAAGAATGAATGAATTTAGTTATGATTATAAAGATAATAATGAAATATAA
- a CDS encoding C-GCAxxG-C-C family protein — MTKQSRVEEIRKIAEGYFERGEFYCSEAVVKTINDELGKPFGDDVTKLASGFPIGIGKSGCLCGAVSGGVMALGMVYGRCHKEPMNDKMFTASADLHDHIKKLYKSTCCRVITRNFEFQSPERKAHCIKITGEVAAYIAEKLIEDDQLK, encoded by the coding sequence ATGACAAAACAATCAAGAGTAGAAGAAATAAGAAAAATAGCAGAAGGGTACTTTGAAAGAGGAGAATTTTACTGTTCAGAAGCTGTAGTAAAAACTATAAATGATGAACTTGGTAAACCTTTTGGAGATGACGTAACTAAGTTAGCATCAGGATTTCCTATTGGTATTGGAAAATCAGGATGTTTATGTGGAGCAGTAAGTGGAGGTGTAATGGCACTTGGAATGGTTTATGGAAGATGTCATAAAGAACCTATGAATGACAAAATGTTTACTGCATCTGCAGATTTACATGATCACATAAAGAAACTATATAAAAGTACTTGTTGTAGAGTTATTACTAGAAATTTTGAATTTCAATCACCAGAGAGAAAAGCTCATTGTATAAAAATAACTGGAGAGGTAGCAGCATATATAGCCGAAAAATTAATTGAAGATGATCAATTAAAGTAA
- a CDS encoding TDT family transporter, which produces MKTIRKEISKSDFQNIPIAIAGISLGFMSISTALVEFNIFWVRHLAVIFSSISILILLMKTFLHPKQVWKELKNPLAGSIYPTISMTIMLIAVYIVKLNLQFAKVLWIGATILHLVIFIMFTVHMLRNFKITNMLPSWFISTVGIGLAAVTSKPMEMPYLSRAIFYYSLILFIVLGIIMTYRLIFMEKLEGNKKFTLMIMTAPANICLAGYLAVYEKPNIVLLQILALLGYASIIYSFILLPRLINTKFTLALAPLTFPLGIGVTAAQRYIKYLNSIGSGMEEILRYILYIQVIVSVAVIGYIVIKTIALFVKEFILIEKKLERID; this is translated from the coding sequence ATGAAAACTATAAGAAAAGAAATTTCTAAAAGCGATTTTCAAAATATACCAATAGCTATAGCGGGTATATCACTTGGATTTATGAGTATATCAACGGCTCTTGTAGAGTTTAATATATTTTGGGTTAGACATTTAGCTGTTATATTTTCTAGCATATCTATATTAATTTTACTAATGAAAACTTTCCTACATCCTAAACAAGTTTGGAAAGAACTTAAAAATCCATTAGCTGGAAGTATATATCCAACTATTTCTATGACTATTATGTTAATAGCTGTATATATAGTCAAACTTAACCTTCAATTTGCAAAAGTATTGTGGATAGGTGCAACAATTCTACATTTAGTCATTTTTATTATGTTTACTGTACATATGTTAAGAAATTTTAAAATAACAAATATGCTTCCTAGCTGGTTTATATCAACGGTAGGTATAGGATTAGCAGCAGTTACTAGTAAACCTATGGAAATGCCATACTTATCAAGAGCTATATTTTATTATTCTTTAATATTATTTATTGTACTAGGGATTATAATGACATATAGACTTATTTTTATGGAAAAATTAGAAGGAAATAAAAAGTTTACATTAATGATAATGACTGCTCCAGCTAATATTTGTTTGGCGGGATACTTGGCGGTATATGAAAAACCAAATATTGTTTTATTACAAATTCTAGCTTTACTAGGATATGCATCAATAATATATAGTTTCATATTATTACCTAGATTAATAAATACTAAATTCACTCTTGCTTTAGCTCCTTTAACATTTCCATTAGGTATAGGAGTTACTGCAGCTCAAAGGTATATAAAGTATTTAAATAGTATCGGCTCAGGAATGGAAGAAATTTTAAGGTATATTTTATATATACAAGTGATTGTATCGGTTGCTGTTATAGGATATATAGTAATTAAAACTATTGCTTTATTTGTTAAAGAATTTATATTAATTGAAAAGAAATTAGAACGTATAGATTAG
- a CDS encoding glucosaminidase domain-containing protein, translated as MKLLKKIVILVCLSSMLVGFNIGYKEKQDRLNIQNINNIKIKEIQEDNNQFKISKMDEDNTVNISYLRDDVTLKTGITEDEMREVLINTTGAKTMSHLAKAFVDAENLYGVNAFFMAGVVALESGFATSRRAIEDNNLTGYEVYNDDSEGKLFTSQYESILQTAKHLKENYLTKDSIYYNGLSVDAVQINYCPDEGLNKNWNGKVNELANSFLNTYKVLYEFDKK; from the coding sequence GTGAAATTATTAAAAAAAATAGTAATATTAGTCTGTTTATCATCTATGCTAGTTGGATTTAATATAGGATATAAAGAAAAACAAGATAGGTTGAATATACAAAATATAAATAATATAAAAATTAAAGAAATACAAGAAGATAATAATCAATTTAAAATATCTAAAATGGATGAAGATAATACGGTTAATATAAGTTATTTAAGAGACGATGTAACTCTTAAAACAGGAATAACGGAAGATGAAATGAGAGAAGTGTTAATAAATACAACTGGGGCAAAAACTATGTCTCATTTAGCAAAAGCTTTTGTAGATGCAGAAAACTTATATGGAGTAAATGCATTTTTTATGGCTGGTGTAGTTGCACTTGAGAGTGGATTTGCAACTTCAAGAAGAGCTATAGAAGATAACAATTTAACAGGATATGAAGTATATAATGATGATTCTGAAGGAAAGTTATTTACAAGTCAATATGAGTCTATACTACAAACTGCAAAACATTTAAAAGAAAACTATCTAACTAAAGATTCAATTTATTATAATGGATTATCCGTAGATGCAGTTCAAATTAATTATTGTCCTGATGAGGGATTAAATAAAAATTGGAATGGAAAAGTTAATGAACTAGCAAATTCATTTTTAAATACGTACAAAGTCTTATATGAATTTGATAAAAAATAA
- a CDS encoding staygreen family protein: protein MNFNPNKLKVNFINSDIINSQIKYRKYTLRYDFDLNNSFLDIANFYNYNKIDFTLRNEVLGEWILINKNKYTLCLYIYLKGYFPYEIKLKYEMFKAYLPNIIKSILYGDKNFIYINDFLLNSEIIVNFNSDSFMFNTSENYKKVKSYFIN, encoded by the coding sequence ATGAACTTCAATCCTAATAAATTAAAAGTAAATTTTATAAATTCAGATATTATTAATTCTCAAATAAAATATAGAAAATATACTCTAAGATATGATTTTGATTTAAATAATTCATTTTTAGATATAGCTAATTTTTATAATTATAATAAAATTGACTTTACTTTAAGAAATGAAGTTTTAGGAGAATGGATTCTAATAAATAAAAATAAATATACACTATGTTTATATATTTATTTAAAGGGATATTTCCCTTATGAAATAAAACTTAAATATGAAATGTTTAAGGCTTATTTGCCTAATATAATAAAATCCATTTTATACGGAGATAAAAATTTTATTTATATAAATGATTTTTTATTAAACTCAGAAATTATTGTGAATTTTAATTCTGACTCTTTTATGTTTAATACAAGTGAAAACTATAAAAAGGTAAAAAGCTATTTTATAAATTAA
- a CDS encoding SpoIVB peptidase S55 domain-containing protein: MKNFKTIIITAIIAILLPTNICFSQEKVEKLMPSAEVVFVNLNLKFPIVQSKLSKDSDFEEDDVILSVISLSKKKVYDLNDLTELYKQEDEKVLVRFIRDKKENSQVFTATDFRGIYLSFVQQFCGTITAIKEDGSFVGLSHNIEGSEAAQSTQVYETSYVHSIKAKLFNSGGLKPHIKEGKDGKLNYMGDIEGYSDYGVHGKLKENKFNSNKAMEIGRPKKGTAYIYCKSPITNEKKLHEIEIVKVYKDGAKIKVKDKELKEYRGGVIGGMSGSPIIQDNKLVGGVRSSYIYNHKVGFISNIDYMLNPNLSSK, translated from the coding sequence ATGAAAAATTTTAAGACAATAATAATTACAGCGATTATAGCTATACTTTTACCAACTAATATATGTTTTTCACAAGAAAAAGTAGAAAAGCTTATGCCTTCTGCTGAAGTGGTATTTGTAAATTTAAACTTAAAGTTTCCGATAGTTCAGAGCAAATTAAGTAAAGATAGTGATTTTGAAGAGGACGATGTAATTTTATCTGTAATTTCACTTAGTAAAAAGAAGGTCTATGATTTAAACGATTTAACAGAACTTTATAAACAAGAAGATGAAAAAGTTTTAGTTAGATTTATAAGAGATAAAAAAGAAAATTCACAAGTATTTACAGCTACTGATTTTAGAGGAATATACTTAAGCTTTGTTCAACAATTTTGTGGAACTATAACTGCTATTAAAGAAGATGGAAGTTTTGTTGGATTAAGTCATAATATAGAAGGATCAGAAGCTGCTCAAAGTACACAAGTTTATGAAACTTCATATGTTCATTCTATAAAAGCAAAATTATTTAATAGTGGGGGATTAAAACCACATATAAAAGAAGGTAAAGATGGAAAATTAAATTATATGGGAGATATAGAAGGGTATAGTGACTATGGAGTACATGGAAAGTTAAAAGAAAATAAATTTAATTCAAACAAAGCAATGGAAATAGGAAGACCTAAAAAAGGAACTGCATATATTTATTGTAAATCACCAATAACAAATGAAAAAAAATTACACGAAATAGAAATAGTAAAAGTATATAAAGACGGAGCAAAAATAAAAGTTAAAGACAAAGAATTAAAGGAATATAGAGGCGGAGTTATAGGTGGAATGAGTGGATCTCCAATTATACAAGATAATAAATTAGTAGGTGGAGTAAGATCTAGTTATATATATAATCACAAAGTTGGATTTATATCTAATATAGATTATATGTTAAATCCAAATTTAAGTAGTAAATAA